A single genomic interval of Megalobrama amblycephala isolate DHTTF-2021 linkage group LG15, ASM1881202v1, whole genome shotgun sequence harbors:
- the snrkb gene encoding SNF related kinase b, with amino-acid sequence MSATKSGYEGKIAGLYDLDRTLGKGHFAVVKLARHVFTGQLVAVKVIDKTKLDNLATGHLLQEVRCMKLVQHPNVVRLYEVIDTQTKLYLILELGDGGDMYDYILRHEGGVAEDTAKVHFAQIIRAIAYCHRLHVVHRDLKPENVVFFRQQGTVKLTDFGFSNHFQPGTMLMTSCGSLAYSAPEILLGEEYDAPAVDIWSLGVILYMLVCGHPPFQEANDSETLIMIMDCRYTVPSHVSPECKDLISRMLQRDPAKRASLTEIESHPWLQGVDPSPAGYTAAPLTSHRSLLPEEHEFILQAMTSGSIADRDAIQEALEADRYNHITATYYLLGERLLREKQEQSSLTPEQRHAQRPMSEPLDLGSQVPQTDTLRGAPLGPLAPLGSLSSGYVRRGVSESGDLLAPKPNRHDNSFSDFCSTAPCLSLSLRPLPPDQPTVKSLGALQQICEEEEDEDDEKEQNQDEVELEAASGKVDPCPSTDLSLTPSRISLQSETQMRTGRPSSKVMGNCEALAEEEELDEGLECTEEQKNPSELVSNISSGTMEHQVENSSKTEAHVEEYNHTDQPGRGRDKDVLTHPSFSLDEQEGEQIQDPNIDGPPPAPTLDVVQCCWGQREPSQYTLENNNNTLAKSRLLEVGVVSTPCGSPRSLPRNHCVDLGPDGVEMRKTAAEVEKTEEVQPKPQKGLQGTRETSTDSAIRADPSKVKNVNLRERLLQFPLCEKALSFNIQPTSKEKLLPFAQYNCCHVL; translated from the exons ATGTCTGCCACCAAAAGCGGTTACGAGGGCAAGATAGCTGGCCTATACGACCTAGACCGCACACTGGGCAAAGGCCATTTCGCCGTGGTCAAACTAGCCCGTCACGTATTCACGGGCCAACTAGTAGCAGTCAAAGTCATCGACAAAACCAAGCTTGACAATTTAGCAACTGGCCACTTGCTACAAGAAGTCCGTTGCATGAAACTCGTCCAGCACCCCAATGTAGTACGACTCTATGAGGTCATCGATACACAGACCAAGCTCTACCTCATCCTAGAGCTGGGCGACGGAGGTGACATGTACGATTACATCTTGCGTCACGAAGGCGGGGTGGCCGAAGATACGGCGAAAGTGCACTTTGCGCAGATTATACGAGCGATAGCCTACTGCCATCGTCTGCACGTTGTCCACAGGGATCTAAAGCCAGAGAATGTGGTGTTCTTCAGGCAGCAAGGGACGGTGAAGCTAACAGATTTCGGCTTCAGTAACCACTTTCAGCCCGGGACAATGTTGATGACCAGCTGTGGTTCGCTTGCATATTCCGCCCCAGAAATACTGCTAGGCGAAGAGTATGATGCTCCTGCAGTGG ATATCTGGTCACTGGGTGTGATCCTCTATATGCTAGTGTGTGGACACCCACCCTTTCAAGAGGCCAATGACAGCGAGACCCTCATCATGATCATGGACTGTCGTTACACTGTGCCCAGCCACGTCTCTCCAGAATGCAAAGA TTTGATTTCACGAATGCTGCAGAGGGATCCTGCTAAGCGGGCATCTCTCACAGAGATAGAGAGCCACCCTTGGTTGCAAGGTGTTGACCCTTCGCCTGCCGGTTACACAGCCGCCCCACTTACCTCTCACCGCAGTTTGTTACCCGAGGAGCATGAGTTCATACTCCAGGCCATGACCAGTGGCAGCATCGCTGACCGAGATGCCATCCAAGA AGCTTTGGAGGCTGACCGATATAACCACATCACAGCCACGTACTACTTGCTGGGAGAGCGACTACTTCGAGAAAAGCAAGAGCAGTCAAGTCTCACTCCTGAACAAAGACATGCACA GAGACCCATGTCGGAACCACTGGACTTGGGAAGCCAAGTGCCCCAGACTGATACACTAAGAGGAGCACCTCTGGGTCCCTTAGCACCTCTCGGCTCTCTGTCTTCCGGCTATGTCCGACGTGGTGTGAGCGAATCTGGGGACCTGCTGGCTCCCAAACCTAACCGCCATGACAACTCCTTCAGTGACTTTTGCAGCACAGCTCCATGCTTGAGCCTCAGTTTGCGCCCTCTACCTCCAGACCAACCTACTGTCAAGAGCCTTGGAGCCTTACAGCAGATCTGCGAAGAAGAagaggatgaggatgatgaaAAGGAGCAGAACCAGGATGAGGTGGAGCTTGAGGCAGCATCTGGAAAAGTGGATCCATGTCCTTCGACAGATCTATCGTTGACACCTTCTAGAATATCTTTGCAATCAGAGACTCAGATGAGAACTGGGAGGCCGTCAAGTAAGGTGATGGGAAACTGTGAAGCTCTGGCCGAGGAGGAGGAACTTGATGAAGGGTTGGAATGCACAGAAGAGCAGAAGAATCCTTCAGAATTAGTGTCTAACATCTCTTCTGGCACCATGGAACATCAGGTAGAGAATTCCTCAAAGACTGAAGCCCATGTGGAAGAGTACAACCACACAGACCAACCAGGAAGAGGAAGGGACAaggatgttttaacccaccCTAGCTTCTCTTTAGATGAGCAAGAAGGAGAACAGATTCAAGATCCAAATATAGATGGACCTCCACCAGCTCCCACACTAGATGTTGTACAGTGCTGCTGGGGACAGCGTGAACCTTCACAGTACACACtagaaaataacaataataccCTAGCCAAATCTCGACTGCTCGAGGTTGGGGTTGTGTCAACCCCTTGTGGTTCCCCGAGGTCCCTGCCAAGGAACCACTGTGTGGACCTAGGTCCTGATGGGGTGGAGATGCGTAAGACTGCGGCTGAAGTCGAGAAAACTGAGGAGGTACAACCTAAACCTCAGAAAGGCCTCCAGGGAACCAGGGAAACAAGTACTGACTCTGCTATTCGGGCCGATCCCAGCAAGGTCAAGAATGTGAACTTGCGAGAACGTCTGCTGCAGTTCCCACTCTGTGAGAAAGCCTTGTCCTTCAACATCCAGCCCACCTCTAAAGAGAAGCTTCTCCCATTTGCACAGTATAACTGCTGCCATGTCTTGTAG